The following is a genomic window from Hymenobacter monticola.
GGCCGATGTGTACGTGGCTCTCGACGCGAAGCAGCCGACCCATCCCGCTTGGCTCAAAGACTACGAAGACACCAAAACGACCCTCGAAACCGCTGGTCCTGCTGCCCTCGCTTTCCGCTTGTATCGCAAACGCCAGCCAGCCAATTCCACGGTTTCCTTTGGTCCCAGTAGCTTGCCTTACATCGTGGCCGTGAACCGGGCCAGCACCATCGAACCAGCTTACGACCTAAAGCCCACTACCGGCTACAAGCCCGCTACCGCCCGCCTCAGCGGCCCCGGCCTGGTGAAGGAAACGGTGAACACCAAGGAAAGCATCACCTTCAAAGCACCTACCGGCAACGCCATCGAGTGGACCATCCAGACTGGGGTAGCCGACACCTATTCGCTCACCTTCCGCTACGCCAACCCGGGTACTGCGCCGCTCACCGCCCTGTTCGCCCTGGCCCTGGCCGATGGCACGGTCCTTAAATCCGAAACGGTAGAACTCGTGCCTTCTAAGCCCGGCAAGTGGAACTACCTGACCACTTCCACCGGCGGCATGATAAACGCGGGGAGCTACCGAGTTAAACTTAGCGGCACCAATGCAGCGGGGCTGAGCGTGTCGGGGCTGGATGTGCAGTAGGCCGGGTTAGGAGTGAGGTTCCGCTGTCCGCGCTAAGATGTTACAATAGGAAGCTAACAAGCTACACGGCCCCCGCCTGCCACGCCGGTAAATTTGCTGACAGTACCAGCAGCCCGGTTTGCGACTCAATGTCGCGGCAATTTGGTAATATGGCCTCATGAGCAATTTGCGAGTTCTTGACCTTGTTATCATCGCGCTGTATCTGGCGGCCATGATTGCCGTGGGCGCCTGGTTTGCCCGAAAAAACGACAGCGCCGAACAGTATTCCAGCGCCTCCGGCCTGATTCCGGGCTGGGCCATCGGCATGTCCATCTACGCTACCTTTTTGAGTAGCAATACCTTCCTGGGTGTGCCTGGCAAAGCTTTCGGCACCAACTGGAACGCCTTTGTTTTCAGCATCTCCATGCCGCTGGCGGCCTGGGTGGCCACGCGCTACTTCGTGCCGTTCTACCGTAGTACCGGCGAAATATCGGCCTACACGCATCTGGAGCACCGTTTCGGTAGTTGGGCGCGCACCTACGCGGTGGCTTGTTTCCTGCTCACGCAGCTGGCCCGCATCGGGTCCATCTTCTTCGGCATTGCCCTCACGCTGCAGGCCCTCACCGGCTTCTCGATGGAGTGGATTATGCTCATCACTGGCAGCTGCATTATCGTCTACACGGTTCTGGGCGGCATCGAAGCCGTCATCTGGACCGAGGTGGTGCAGGGCATGGTCAAGACCTTCGGCGCGCTGCTGATTCTGTACCTGATTGTGACCAACATGCCGGGCGGCATCTCCAAGATTGTCGCTATCGGCGAGCAGCAGCACAAGTTCAGCCTCGGCGGTTTCTCGCCCGATTTTACCCAGTCTACCTTTTGGGTGGTATTGCTCTACGGCTTCTTTATTAATCTCAATAATTTCGGGGTCGACCAGAACTACGTGCAGCGCTACCACACCGCTACTTCGGCCAAGCAGGCGGCCAAGTCCATCTGGCTCTGCGTGTTAATTTATGTACCGGCCTCGCTGCTGTTCTTCATTATCGGCTCGGCGCTGTTTGCCTACTACCAGGTGCACCCCGAGCTGATTGAGGCCGTGAAGCTGAAAGTGGCCGCCGAAAAATTGCCCCTCACCGCCACGGCCGGCCAGATTGCCCAGGCCGCCGCTGCCCTGCAGCCCTCCGACTACGGCGACAAGGTGATGCCGCATTTTATGGTGACGAAAATCCCGCCCGGCTTCGTTGGCCTCATCGTGTCGGCCATCCTGTCGGCCGCCATGAGCACCATCAGCTCGGGCATGAACGCCTCGGCCACCGTCTTCACCGTCGACATCTACCAGCGCTACTTCAAGCCCCAACTCAGCGTGAAGCAAACCATGCGCAGCCTGCACGTCGGCACCGTGCTGGTGGGCCTGCTGGGCATGGGCGTGGGCATCGCCATGATTGGCGTTAAAAGTGTGCTCGACGTGTGGTGGGAGCTCTCGGGCATCTTCGCGGCCGGCATGCTGGGCTTGTTCCTGCTGGGCATCATCAGCCGCCAGACCCGCAACGCCGAAGCCCTCACCGCCACCATCATCGGCGTGCTGGTCATCGTTTGGCTCACGCTTTCGCCCAAGCTGCCCGAAACCCTGGCTGGCCTGCGCAATCCGCTGCATAAGAGTATGGTCATCGTGGTGGGCACGCTCACCATTTTCCTGCTGGGCCTGCTGCTCACGCGCTTTCGCCAGCGCCGCGCCGCGCCCGTCGTTCCCGAAGAAGTCTTAACCCAGTCCGTCCACTAGCCGGCTCACTTTTACAACTCTACGGCTCACCCGCCCAGCCCCTATCCTTATGAAAAACGCATCCAAGGGATTTATCCCCGTTATGCTCACGCCCTTTCAGAACGACGGGCGCATCGACTACCCGGCCCTTACTCGCCTCACGGAGATGTACTTAAAGGCCGGGGCGGCCGGTCTGTTCGCCAATTGCCTGTCCAGTGAGATGTTTGAACTGAGCGCCGAGGAGCGCCTGCAAAGCATCCGCCACGTGGTGGATGTGGCCGGCGGGGCCGTGCCCGTGGTGGCCACCGGCACCTTCGCCGGCGCCCTTTCTGAGCAAGCCGATTTTGTGAAACAGGTGTACGAAGCCGGCACCGAAGCCGTCATTGTCATCACCGGCCTGCTGGCCGCGCAGGACGAATCCGACGTCGTGTTCAACGAGCGTTTTCACGGCCTGCTGGCCCAGACCAGCGGCGTGCCCCTGGGCTTCTACGAGTGCCCCGAGCCATACAAGCGCGTGCTCACGGCCGAGCAGTTGGGCCAGTTCGTGGCCACCGGCCGTGTCACTTACCACAAAGACACCTGTCTCGACCTCAACCAAATCAAAGCCAAGCTTGCCGCTACTGAAGGCCATAAGTTTGGCCTTTATGATGCTTACATGGTGCACGCCGTGGAGTCGCTGAAAGCCGGGGCCGCCGGCCTCTCCTGCATCCAGGGCAACTTCTTTCCTGAGCTCATCGTGTGGCTCTGCCAGAACTACGACAACGCCCTGCTGCAGCGCGAGGTAGCCGAGGTGCAGGAGTTTTTCATCCGGAACATGGGCGTGATGCACGACGTGTACCCCACGGTAGCCAAATACTCACTCAAACAGCGTGGGGTGGACATTTCCACCTTCACCCGTCGCAAGGTGGGCAACTTCACCGGCACCGTGCGCGCTGGCGTGGAGGCCCTGTATGGCGACTACAGCGTCCTAAGCCGGCAGTTGGAGCTTGCGCTGGTGGCGTAACGAGTTGCCAAGTCTAAAAGCAGAACGTCATGCTAAGCGAAAGCAAAGCATGACGTTCTTTTTGTTTCCGACCTGAACAAGCGCGGACTCGCAGAGTCCACGCTACAGTCCTACGCCGCCAGCGCCAGCTCCTTGTGGCTGTGCAGGTATTTCTTCTTGTATTCCAACGGCGTCATCTTCGTGATTTTCTTGAAGTGCCGGTAGAAATTAGACACGTTATTGAACCCGCATTCGAAGCAGACCACCTCCGTCGGCAGCTTGTCCTCAATCAGCTGCCGGCAGGCCTGGCTGATGCGGATTTCGATGAGGAAGTCGTAATAGGTTTTCTTGGTGATGAGCTTGAAATAGCGGCAGAACGACGTGACGCTCAGGTTGCTGATGGAAGCAATTTCATCGAGCGTAATTTCCTTTTTGTAGTTCGACAGCGTGTAGTTGCACACCTTGTTGATGCGCTGCACGTCCGATTCGTTGCTCTGCTTGAAGGCGTGGTGCTCCGAGGCAATAGTCTGGGTTTCCGACGTTTCAGACAGCACTTTCAAGATGGACAGGAAAATGATGATGCGGTCCAAATCGGTGGCGTGCACGGCCTGGCGCATGAGGGGCGCCAGCTTGGCCTTGGCCTTGCCGGTGATGAGCAGGCCGCTCTTGGCTTTCTCAAACAGCTTGGGAATAAGGTAGGCCTCGGGCAGGCCGAAGAGGTAGCGGCCCAGGCACTCGGGCAAAAACTGAATCACGATGGCCTCTACCTGCTTGTCGGGGTTGCCCTGGAAATACTCCTCGTTGCAGCGCCACACGTGCGGCAGGTTGGCTCCCACCAGCACCATCTCATCGTCCGAAAAATTGCTGATGTTGTCGCCAATCAGACGCACGCCTTCGCCTTTAATCGTGTACACCAGCTCCAGCTCGGGGTGGTAGTGCCAGGTGGTGCCGAAGTACGATTTCACGTCGTGGCGAATGCTGAACGAGCTCTGCGGGGCAACCGGAACTTTGTGGAAATGGGCTTTCATGAGGGATGAGAATTTGGTGGGAATTGTGAGTAAGAGGTCAACCAGTTAGGTAGAGCTGGCGCGACGCTATGGTTTCGAAATCGATTGTGTGGAAGAGCAAAACACGAATCGGTAGAAAGCTAGGTAGGACGGCAAAGCACGATGGATGGCTGGCTTCTCTAGGATATTATCCTGAGCTCGAACAAGCCTGAAACCGACTGAGAAATGATAAGATTCGTCAGTAAGTAGTCACTAAACTATAGCCTTCGAAAACCCGAACTCTCCTGTACCTGCCTGCTCAGGCTTCTTTCTGGGCTCGATGAGGCTGAAAAGCATGACCCTGAATGAGCAAGAGTGGCCATTTTTTTCTTCGGGCAACAGAAGCGCTTCCAATGAGCAGGCGTGGAGGCAATGGTAACATCCTACACTAAGTAGGCAAAAAGCCGGAGGCCTTGCGGGGAATATGCTGGCAAATTTGTCTGCCCACTCAACCCGGATTTTTTCTGCCCACCCGCGCGTCCATCAGGCCCTAATGGAGCCAGTGCAGC
Proteins encoded in this region:
- a CDS encoding sodium:solute symporter: MSNLRVLDLVIIALYLAAMIAVGAWFARKNDSAEQYSSASGLIPGWAIGMSIYATFLSSNTFLGVPGKAFGTNWNAFVFSISMPLAAWVATRYFVPFYRSTGEISAYTHLEHRFGSWARTYAVACFLLTQLARIGSIFFGIALTLQALTGFSMEWIMLITGSCIIVYTVLGGIEAVIWTEVVQGMVKTFGALLILYLIVTNMPGGISKIVAIGEQQHKFSLGGFSPDFTQSTFWVVLLYGFFINLNNFGVDQNYVQRYHTATSAKQAAKSIWLCVLIYVPASLLFFIIGSALFAYYQVHPELIEAVKLKVAAEKLPLTATAGQIAQAAAALQPSDYGDKVMPHFMVTKIPPGFVGLIVSAILSAAMSTISSGMNASATVFTVDIYQRYFKPQLSVKQTMRSLHVGTVLVGLLGMGVGIAMIGVKSVLDVWWELSGIFAAGMLGLFLLGIISRQTRNAEALTATIIGVLVIVWLTLSPKLPETLAGLRNPLHKSMVIVVGTLTIFLLGLLLTRFRQRRAAPVVPEEVLTQSVH
- a CDS encoding dihydrodipicolinate synthase family protein → MKNASKGFIPVMLTPFQNDGRIDYPALTRLTEMYLKAGAAGLFANCLSSEMFELSAEERLQSIRHVVDVAGGAVPVVATGTFAGALSEQADFVKQVYEAGTEAVIVITGLLAAQDESDVVFNERFHGLLAQTSGVPLGFYECPEPYKRVLTAEQLGQFVATGRVTYHKDTCLDLNQIKAKLAATEGHKFGLYDAYMVHAVESLKAGAAGLSCIQGNFFPELIVWLCQNYDNALLQREVAEVQEFFIRNMGVMHDVYPTVAKYSLKQRGVDISTFTRRKVGNFTGTVRAGVEALYGDYSVLSRQLELALVA
- a CDS encoding AraC family transcriptional regulator, whose amino-acid sequence is MKAHFHKVPVAPQSSFSIRHDVKSYFGTTWHYHPELELVYTIKGEGVRLIGDNISNFSDDEMVLVGANLPHVWRCNEEYFQGNPDKQVEAIVIQFLPECLGRYLFGLPEAYLIPKLFEKAKSGLLITGKAKAKLAPLMRQAVHATDLDRIIIFLSILKVLSETSETQTIASEHHAFKQSNESDVQRINKVCNYTLSNYKKEITLDEIASISNLSVTSFCRYFKLITKKTYYDFLIEIRISQACRQLIEDKLPTEVVCFECGFNNVSNFYRHFKKITKMTPLEYKKKYLHSHKELALAA